In Chloroflexaceae bacterium, one genomic interval encodes:
- a CDS encoding CBS domain-containing protein: MNVTNATPHHARVPAEQEVRYYMRTPAVTINIAAPLSDALALMREHDIRRLPCVIDTGELRGIITQGDIRGADVMRLAGLDPLDIAEALRNVKVYEVMTEHPISITPETGLREAALLMIENKIGGLPVVDEHKHVVGIITESDLFEILVQQLEPREPEA, from the coding sequence ATGAACGTCACCAATGCCACCCCCCATCATGCGCGCGTACCCGCCGAGCAAGAGGTGCGCTACTACATGCGAACGCCGGCGGTGACGATCAACATCGCGGCGCCCCTGAGCGATGCCCTCGCCTTGATGCGCGAGCACGACATTCGCCGTCTGCCCTGCGTGATTGATACCGGCGAACTGCGTGGCATCATCACCCAGGGCGATATCCGCGGGGCCGACGTAATGCGTCTCGCCGGCCTTGACCCCCTCGATATCGCCGAAGCCCTGCGGAACGTCAAGGTCTACGAAGTGATGACCGAACATCCGATCAGCATCACGCCAGAGACGGGTCTGCGCGAAGCGGCGCTGCTGATGATTGAGAACAAGATCGGCGGGTTGCCGGTGGTGGATGAACACAAGCACGTCGTGGGCATCATCACCGAGAGCGACCTGTTCGAGATCCTGGTCCAGCAGCTCGAGCCGCGCGAGCCGGAAGCGTAA